One genomic region from Salvia hispanica cultivar TCC Black 2014 chromosome 2, UniMelb_Shisp_WGS_1.0, whole genome shotgun sequence encodes:
- the LOC125204095 gene encoding protein FLX-like 3, with protein sequence MAGRNRMPHHPDSFRGAHEDPRSLPHGMPMPLPPHPAVLEEELEFQHRDIQRLLTENRHVIDDNVMLQRDLTSVKDEIHRLNQVIPKMHADKEARRRELIERAMKLEAELRSAEPLRVEIVQLRADTQKLSAQNKELSSQAQNMTKDINRLQSENKQVAPMKSDIDKMRKELVDARRVYEYEKKGNEELAEQNRAMEKNLIAMAREIEKLRAEQASADRRGAGGYGLLNGSPETRYPGPYGDVYGPGPWGSYDKRGGPPRR encoded by the exons ATGGCTGGGAGAAACCGGATGCCCCACCACCCTGATAGTTTCCGAGGTGCCCATGAAGATCCACGTTCACTTCCACACGGGATGCCAATGCCACTTCCTCCACATCCTGCGGTACTGGAAGAGGAACTTGAGTTCCAACACAGAGACATTCAGAGGCTCCTTACTGAGAATAGACATGTCATTGATGACAATGTGATGCTTCAGAGGGATTTGACTTCTGTGAAAGATGAAATTCACAGATTGAATCAGGTTATCCCGAAAATGCATGCTGATAAAGAGGCCAGAAGAAGGGAACTGATCGAGAGGGCAATGAAACTAGAGGCTGAACTTCGCTCCGCTGAACCTCTGAGAGTAGAGATTGTGCAATTAAGGGCGGACACACAGAAATTGAGTGCACAAAATAAGGAACTATCGTCCCAGGCTCAAAATATGACAAAGGATATTAATAGACTTCAATCTGAAAATAAGCAAGTAGCTCCTATGAAGTCTGACATTGATAAGATGCGCAAAGAGCTGGTTGATGCGAG GAGGGTATATGAATATGAGAAGAAAGGAAATGAAGAGTTGGCAGAACAAAATAGAGCCATGGAGAAAAACCTTATTGCAATGGCTCGAGAAATTGAAAAGCTGCGTGCTGAACAAGCAAGTGCTGACAGGAGGG GTGCTGGAGGATATGGACTTCTGAATGGGAGCCCTGAAACAAGATACCCAGGCCCATATGGGGATGTATATGGCCCTGGCCCCTGGGGATCATACGACAAACGCGGTGGTCCTCCACGACGTTAA